In Flammeovirgaceae bacterium 311, one DNA window encodes the following:
- a CDS encoding ABC transporter (COG4152 ABC-type uncharacterized transport system, ATPase component) produces MKSDYILEVHGLTKRYAAHTALEDVSLRVPRGSIFGLLGPNGAGKTTLIRIITQILMPDEGEVFINGEALRQEHIRTIGYLPEERGLYKKMKVGEQLMYLAQLKGLKEKEARQRIRHWLDRLNLTQWAGKTIEDLSKGMGQKVQFIATVMHEPELIILDEPFSGFDPVNANLIKDEIMQLRERGSSIIFSTHRMESVEELCDHIALINKSRKILDGTKREIKEQHRSNTFIVEHKGSLIGLGGEVEVLEEKLLEENYYQSVIRAIRISSPNYLLQLLLPRVEIHRFEEKIPSINEIFISKVKEEDKEVAYV; encoded by the coding sequence ATGAAGAGCGATTACATACTAGAAGTACACGGCCTTACCAAACGATATGCCGCACACACGGCACTGGAGGATGTAAGCCTGCGGGTACCCAGAGGCAGTATCTTTGGTTTGCTGGGGCCTAACGGAGCCGGCAAAACCACTCTTATCCGCATTATTACACAAATCCTGATGCCGGACGAAGGGGAGGTATTCATCAATGGAGAAGCGCTTAGGCAGGAACACATCCGCACTATTGGCTACCTGCCCGAAGAGAGGGGCCTGTATAAAAAAATGAAGGTGGGCGAACAGCTGATGTACCTGGCACAGCTAAAGGGCCTGAAGGAGAAGGAAGCACGGCAACGCATACGCCACTGGCTGGACCGGCTTAATCTTACCCAATGGGCGGGTAAAACCATAGAAGACCTTAGCAAGGGCATGGGCCAGAAGGTACAGTTTATTGCCACTGTTATGCACGAACCTGAGCTTATTATTCTGGATGAACCATTTTCAGGTTTTGATCCTGTAAATGCTAACCTCATCAAAGACGAGATCATGCAGCTTAGGGAACGTGGCAGCAGCATTATTTTCTCCACCCACCGCATGGAATCGGTAGAGGAGCTGTGCGATCATATTGCCCTTATTAACAAAAGCCGGAAAATACTGGACGGCACCAAGCGTGAAATCAAAGAACAGCACCGGAGCAATACCTTTATTGTGGAGCACAAAGGCTCGCTGATTGGCCTTGGCGGCGAAGTGGAGGTACTGGAAGAAAAACTGCTGGAAGAAAATTACTACCAGTCTGTTATACGGGCAATAAGGATTAGCAGCCCTAACTACCTGCTGCAGCTCCTGCTGCCGCGGGTGGAGATCCATCGCTTTGAGGAAAAGATCCCGAGCATTAATGAAATATTTATTTCAAAAGTAAAAGAAGAAGATAAGGAGGTTGCTTATGTCTAA
- a CDS encoding membrane protease ftsh catalytic subunit (COG0465 ATP-dependent Zn proteases) yields the protein MAEKPNRKNLIPKPPQRNNYQAYIIVALLILIFGVLWLSKSSSTEPINYLRFEELVREGKVKQVTLIKGQDLVEVTLTPEAVSDPDNQRQLQDRKMFTASQGPHYRMKIISEEVFAQDFREMMSQLPKDRQIALEAEERSDLTSLITSWGFLFLILFGFWFLMRRMTGTGGPGGQIFNIGKSKAALFDAENKVKITFNDVAGLDEAKEEIKEIVDFLKNPGKFTKLGGKIPKGALLVGPPGTGKTLLAKAVAGEAAVPFFSLSGSDFVEMFVGVGAARVRDLFKQAKEKAPCIIFIDEIDAIGRSRGRGAMPGSNDERENTLNSLLVEMDGFATDSGVIILAATNRPDILDSALLRPGRFDRQISIDKPDIVGREAIFKVHLKPIKLSAEVDPKKLSAQTPGFAGAEIANVCNEAALIAARRDKKAVDMQDFQDAVDRVIGGLEKKNKIISPEEKKIVAYHEAGHAVAGWFLEHADPLVKVSIVPRGVAALGYAQYLPKEQFLYQTEQLFDEMCMTLGGRAAEDIVFGKISTGALSDLERITKMAYSIVSVYGMNDKIGNISFYDPKQSEYNFNKPYSEATAKIIDEEVKVIIDKAYVAVRELLMDKRDKLEIIAQELLKKEIIYQYDLERLIGKRPFDKQTTYQQYITPNGEMAKENMPPDATTVEERVGSDGDIPPEDNREQESL from the coding sequence ATGGCAGAAAAACCGAACCGTAAGAACCTTATACCTAAGCCACCCCAGCGCAACAATTACCAGGCCTACATTATTGTAGCCCTGCTGATTTTGATCTTTGGGGTTCTATGGCTTAGTAAAAGCAGTTCTACAGAACCCATAAATTACCTTCGCTTTGAGGAGCTGGTTAGAGAAGGAAAGGTAAAGCAGGTAACTTTAATCAAAGGGCAGGACCTTGTTGAAGTAACCCTCACCCCGGAAGCAGTAAGCGATCCGGATAATCAGAGACAATTACAGGACCGTAAAATGTTCACAGCCTCGCAGGGGCCTCACTACCGCATGAAGATTATCAGCGAAGAGGTTTTTGCGCAGGATTTTCGTGAAATGATGTCGCAGCTTCCTAAAGACCGGCAGATTGCCCTGGAAGCAGAAGAACGTTCAGACCTTACCAGCCTGATTACCAGCTGGGGCTTTCTGTTCCTGATCCTGTTTGGCTTCTGGTTCCTGATGCGCCGCATGACGGGCACCGGCGGACCCGGCGGGCAGATCTTTAACATCGGCAAATCGAAAGCAGCCCTTTTTGATGCTGAAAACAAGGTTAAAATTACCTTTAACGATGTGGCCGGCCTGGATGAAGCCAAGGAAGAGATCAAGGAAATTGTTGATTTCCTAAAAAATCCCGGCAAATTCACCAAGCTAGGGGGTAAAATTCCAAAAGGTGCGCTGCTGGTAGGCCCTCCGGGCACAGGTAAAACCCTTTTGGCCAAAGCCGTAGCCGGCGAGGCTGCCGTACCTTTCTTCTCCCTCTCAGGCTCCGACTTTGTAGAGATGTTTGTAGGTGTAGGTGCCGCCCGTGTACGTGACCTGTTTAAGCAGGCCAAGGAAAAAGCTCCCTGCATTATCTTTATAGATGAGATCGATGCGATTGGCCGTAGCCGTGGCCGTGGTGCCATGCCTGGCTCTAACGATGAGCGCGAAAACACCCTGAACTCCCTGCTGGTAGAGATGGATGGTTTTGCCACCGACTCAGGCGTTATTATCCTGGCCGCTACCAACCGCCCTGATATCCTGGACTCCGCCCTGCTGCGCCCCGGCCGTTTCGACCGCCAGATCAGCATCGACAAGCCGGATATAGTAGGCCGTGAGGCTATCTTTAAAGTACACCTGAAGCCTATCAAGCTGTCGGCAGAGGTAGATCCGAAAAAACTATCGGCGCAAACGCCAGGTTTTGCCGGTGCCGAAATTGCCAACGTCTGCAACGAAGCAGCCTTGATTGCTGCCCGTCGCGACAAAAAGGCAGTAGATATGCAGGACTTCCAGGATGCTGTTGACAGGGTAATTGGTGGACTGGAGAAAAAGAACAAAATTATTTCTCCGGAAGAGAAGAAAATTGTTGCCTACCACGAAGCCGGACACGCCGTTGCAGGCTGGTTCCTGGAGCACGCCGATCCCTTGGTAAAGGTAAGCATTGTACCACGTGGTGTAGCCGCGCTGGGGTATGCGCAGTACCTGCCCAAAGAGCAGTTCCTGTACCAGACCGAGCAGCTTTTCGACGAAATGTGCATGACCCTGGGTGGCCGTGCCGCCGAAGACATTGTATTTGGTAAAATAAGCACCGGCGCCCTCAGCGACCTGGAGCGGATTACGAAAATGGCCTATAGTATTGTTTCTGTTTATGGCATGAATGATAAGATTGGCAATATCTCATTCTATGATCCCAAGCAGAGCGAGTACAACTTCAATAAGCCTTATTCCGAAGCCACCGCCAAGATTATTGATGAGGAGGTAAAGGTGATTATTGATAAGGCTTATGTAGCTGTAAGAGAATTGCTGATGGATAAGCGTGATAAGCTTGAGATCATTGCCCAGGAGCTGCTGAAAAAAGAGATCATTTATCAGTATGACCTGGAGCGGCTCATAGGCAAGCGTCCGTTCGATAAACAAACCACCTATCAGCAATACATAACCCCTAATGGCGAGATGGCAAAAGAAAATATGCCGCCAGATGCCACTACGGTAGAAGAGCGGGTAGGCTCAGATGGAGACATTCCACCTGAAGACAACCGGGAGCAAGAATCCTTATAA
- a CDS encoding peptidylprolyl isomerase fkbp-type (COG1047 FKBP-type peptidyl-prolyl cis-trans isomerases 2), protein MTKAQKGDRVRVHYTGRLKDGNVFDSSQGREPLEFQIGAGMMIAGFDKAVDGMAVGDQKTVEIPSDEAYGARREEMVIDVPRQQVPEGVYPQVGQQLALNNGGQQVPVVVKEVTEEKIVLDANHPLAGKDLVFDIELVDIGS, encoded by the coding sequence ATGACGAAGGCTCAAAAAGGCGACCGCGTACGTGTGCACTACACAGGCCGTTTAAAAGATGGAAATGTATTTGATAGCTCTCAGGGCCGTGAGCCGCTGGAGTTTCAGATAGGTGCTGGTATGATGATTGCCGGCTTCGACAAGGCTGTAGACGGTATGGCTGTTGGCGATCAGAAAACAGTTGAAATACCCTCTGATGAAGCATATGGTGCACGTCGGGAAGAAATGGTGATAGATGTGCCGCGTCAGCAGGTGCCTGAAGGTGTATACCCGCAGGTAGGCCAGCAGTTAGCGCTTAATAATGGCGGCCAGCAGGTGCCTGTGGTTGTTAAGGAAGTAACAGAAGAAAAGATTGTACTGGATGCCAACCATCCACTGGCAGGTAAAGACCTGGTATTCGATATCGAGCTGGTGGATATTGGAAGCTAA
- a CDS encoding ATP synthase F1 subunit epsilon (COG0355 F0F1-type ATP synthase, epsilon subunit (mitochondrial delta subunit)): protein MFLEIITPDKKVYEGEVDSATFPGAKGSFQVLTNHAPLISTLAQGKITYVSKSEGRRTLEVDGGVVEVLNNKISVLVERLISG from the coding sequence ATGTTTTTAGAAATAATCACTCCCGATAAAAAAGTATATGAAGGTGAGGTAGATAGTGCCACTTTCCCTGGCGCTAAGGGCTCTTTTCAGGTACTTACCAACCACGCTCCGCTTATCAGCACACTGGCACAGGGCAAAATCACCTATGTGAGCAAATCTGAAGGCCGCCGCACGCTGGAGGTAGATGGTGGGGTAGTGGAAGTATTAAACAATAAAATATCTGTTTTGGTAGAACGCCTCATTAGCGGATAA
- a CDS encoding ABC transporter permease (COG1668 ABC-type Na+ efflux pump, permease component), whose protein sequence is MSKIGLIIKREYVTRVRKKSFIIMTILGPLLFAGLFAIPIWLASRDSDDVRTIAVVDESGLFRGSFEDQKGLNFDYLDASLNEAKINMKESNSFGLLYIPDLELDNPSGITFYSESSAGIELKERIERVLEQRIENLKLEKSQIDKATLDALRTNVSLSEISLAGGEEKSANTGIYTGIGYLASFMIYMFIFIYGAQIMRGVLEEKTSRIVEVIISSVKPIQLMIGKTIGIAAVGLTQFVIWIVLTSLIYSVGLSLIGLDAESISQINQMPSAEAADFSSTQLTVAKATSELGSLNIPLMIGGFLFYFLGGYLLYGAMFAAIGAASDSETDTQQFMAPVSMPLVLGFVVAITAVLKDPNGSTAFWFSMIPFTSPTVMLMRLPFGVPIWELATSMVLLVLGFLFMTWIAGRIYRVGILMHGSKVNYKTMGRWLMMR, encoded by the coding sequence ATGTCTAAGATAGGCCTGATCATAAAGCGCGAATATGTAACCCGGGTACGCAAAAAGTCATTCATCATCATGACAATCCTGGGGCCCCTGCTGTTTGCCGGCTTGTTTGCCATACCAATATGGCTGGCCTCCCGTGACAGTGATGATGTGCGTACTATTGCAGTGGTAGACGAAAGCGGCCTTTTCAGGGGCTCTTTCGAAGATCAGAAAGGCTTAAACTTTGACTACCTCGATGCCTCTTTGAACGAAGCAAAGATCAATATGAAGGAAAGCAACAGCTTTGGCCTGTTGTATATCCCGGATCTTGAGCTGGATAACCCCTCGGGTATTACTTTTTATTCTGAAAGCAGCGCAGGCATAGAGCTGAAGGAAAGGATTGAACGGGTACTGGAACAGAGAATTGAAAACCTGAAGCTGGAGAAATCACAAATCGATAAAGCCACCCTCGATGCCCTGCGCACCAACGTGAGTCTAAGTGAAATAAGCCTGGCTGGCGGCGAGGAAAAATCTGCCAATACAGGCATTTATACCGGCATTGGTTACCTGGCTTCTTTTATGATCTACATGTTTATCTTTATCTATGGGGCACAGATTATGCGCGGTGTGCTGGAGGAGAAAACCAGCAGAATTGTGGAGGTGATCATTTCATCGGTAAAGCCTATTCAGCTGATGATCGGTAAAACCATTGGCATTGCTGCCGTTGGCCTTACTCAGTTCGTTATCTGGATTGTGCTAACATCGCTGATTTATAGTGTTGGCCTCTCACTGATTGGCCTGGATGCCGAATCTATTTCGCAGATCAACCAGATGCCCTCTGCAGAAGCGGCAGATTTCTCATCTACGCAGCTAACTGTTGCAAAGGCCACTAGTGAGCTGGGATCGCTGAATATCCCGCTGATGATAGGAGGATTCCTGTTTTACTTTTTAGGTGGATACCTGTTGTATGGTGCCATGTTTGCTGCCATTGGCGCTGCTTCTGACAGCGAAACAGATACTCAGCAGTTTATGGCGCCGGTTTCCATGCCCCTGGTGCTGGGCTTTGTTGTTGCCATCACAGCTGTATTGAAGGATCCGAATGGCAGCACTGCCTTCTGGTTCAGTATGATTCCTTTTACCTCACCTACCGTAATGCTTATGCGCCTGCCATTTGGTGTACCCATCTGGGAGCTGGCTACCTCTATGGTGCTGCTGGTATTAGGCTTTTTGTTCATGACCTGGATTGCAGGCCGCATTTACCGGGTTGGCATTTTAATGCACGGCTCCAAGGTTAATTACAAAACCATGGGCAGGTGGCTTATGATGCGCTAA
- a CDS encoding biotin--acetyl-CoA-carboxylase ligase (COG0340 Biotin-(acetyl-CoA carboxylase) ligase) — protein MQQENLPEGTVIITNRQIMGRGQRGNSWEADSGQNLTFSIILRPRFLPIQDQFLLNISISLAISDFLTHLQLSGAAIKWPNDLYAGSKKLGGILIESSLKNAQLEWSVVGIGINVNQKDFMVPTATSLALELGQEQSLQQLLDLLLKALEVRYLQLRQQGGVQGLRREYLDRMYWLGEWHEFESAGTCFTGKIVGIDAQGKLAVLHQQDEQLLYYSIQQIRYLS, from the coding sequence TTGCAGCAAGAGAACCTGCCGGAGGGCACAGTAATCATCACTAATCGCCAGATCATGGGGCGTGGTCAGCGCGGAAACAGCTGGGAGGCTGATTCCGGGCAAAACCTGACCTTCTCAATAATACTACGACCGCGTTTTTTACCTATACAGGATCAATTCCTACTTAATATCAGCATATCTCTTGCCATTTCTGATTTCCTGACACATTTGCAGCTATCCGGAGCAGCTATAAAATGGCCTAATGATCTTTATGCAGGATCAAAAAAGCTGGGGGGAATTCTGATAGAAAGCTCCTTGAAAAACGCTCAACTAGAGTGGAGTGTTGTAGGTATTGGCATAAATGTGAATCAAAAAGATTTTATGGTGCCCACTGCTACTTCTCTTGCCCTGGAACTTGGCCAGGAACAAAGCCTGCAGCAGCTGCTGGACCTGTTGCTAAAGGCCCTGGAAGTACGCTATCTGCAGCTACGGCAGCAGGGTGGCGTACAAGGCCTGCGCAGGGAGTACCTGGACCGGATGTACTGGTTAGGGGAGTGGCACGAATTTGAATCTGCAGGCACCTGCTTTACCGGAAAAATAGTGGGGATAGATGCACAGGGTAAACTGGCCGTACTCCATCAACAGGATGAACAGCTCCTCTACTACAGCATACAGCAGATCCGTTACCTCTCCTGA
- a CDS encoding metallophosphoesterase (COG2908 Uncharacterized protein conserved in bacteria) produces the protein MSKELPPITLAAGKKVFFASDFHLGAPNKEKSRERERKIVRWLEHIRKDAAAIFLMGDLFDFWFEYKHAVPKGAIRLQGKLAELSDSGIPLFIFTGNHDMWMKNYFPDEFGIPVYRHPRAIYIGNTRFLIGHGDGLGPGDKRYKIMKKVFQSPLSYSLYSWLHPDIGIKLANMWSSKSRSKNKGKDEVFLGEDEWLLAYCRYKEEKEHHDYYIFGHRHLPLNLEVTENSYYINLGEWINYYTYGVFDGHKMELQIFEAAE, from the coding sequence TTGTCTAAAGAACTACCCCCTATTACATTAGCTGCCGGCAAAAAAGTGTTTTTTGCCTCCGATTTTCACCTGGGTGCGCCCAATAAAGAAAAGAGCCGTGAACGTGAGCGCAAAATTGTGCGGTGGCTGGAGCATATTCGCAAGGATGCTGCTGCTATCTTTCTGATGGGCGACCTGTTTGATTTCTGGTTTGAATACAAACACGCAGTACCAAAAGGAGCCATACGCCTGCAGGGCAAACTGGCTGAGCTTAGCGACAGTGGTATACCGCTTTTCATCTTTACCGGAAACCACGATATGTGGATGAAGAATTACTTTCCTGATGAATTTGGAATTCCTGTGTACCGGCACCCCAGAGCAATTTATATTGGCAATACCCGTTTTCTGATAGGCCACGGCGATGGTCTGGGGCCCGGCGATAAACGGTATAAGATTATGAAAAAGGTCTTTCAGAGTCCGTTAAGCTACTCGCTCTACAGCTGGCTGCATCCGGATATTGGTATCAAGCTGGCAAATATGTGGTCGAGCAAAAGCAGGTCTAAGAATAAAGGAAAGGACGAGGTTTTTCTGGGCGAAGACGAATGGCTGCTGGCTTACTGCCGTTACAAAGAAGAAAAAGAGCACCACGATTATTATATATTTGGCCACCGGCACCTGCCCCTGAATCTGGAGGTAACAGAAAACAGCTATTATATAAACCTGGGCGAATGGATAAACTATTACACTTATGGCGTTTTTGATGGGCATAAAATGGAGCTTCAAATCTTTGAAGCAGCTGAATAG
- a CDS encoding iojap family protein (COG0799 Uncharacterized homolog of plant Iojap protein), giving the protein MEEKTNSEQLANLIVAGMQEKKASDIVVLNLTNVKNAVADYFIICTGNSDTQLDAISDSIEEVVYKESKQDPWHREGRLQKEWVLLDYVDVVAHVFKKDRRDFFALEELWGDAEIVHISTETEA; this is encoded by the coding sequence ATGGAAGAAAAAACGAATTCAGAACAATTGGCCAATTTGATTGTAGCTGGTATGCAGGAGAAGAAAGCCTCAGACATAGTGGTTCTGAACCTTACTAATGTAAAAAATGCAGTAGCCGATTACTTTATAATCTGTACGGGTAATTCCGATACACAACTTGATGCGATCAGCGATTCAATAGAAGAAGTTGTTTATAAAGAAAGTAAGCAGGACCCCTGGCACCGCGAAGGCCGTCTGCAAAAAGAATGGGTGCTGCTGGATTATGTTGATGTTGTAGCCCATGTGTTTAAAAAAGACAGGCGCGATTTTTTTGCGCTTGAAGAACTCTGGGGCGATGCAGAGATTGTACATATTTCCACAGAAACAGAAGCTTAA
- a CDS encoding 23S RNA-specific pseudouridylate synthase (COG0564 Pseudouridylate synthases, 23S RNA-specific) — protein MKNRPPFTVIYEDNHLLIVNKAAGILVQGDATGDKTLADYAKDYIREKYEKPGDVFLGVVHRIDRPVSGAVILARTSKALERMNKMFQSKKVYKTYWAVVKNRPKEKIGRLVHWLIKDESRNVTTAYDYEIPEGKRSELTYKVLGHLNDHYLLEVQPLTGRPHQIRVQLASMGCPIRGDLKYGFSKPNPDGSINLHAKNLKFEHPVKKEPLFIRAGLPETNFWEQYLTLEDQKLKMNKLDNMFGA, from the coding sequence ATGAAGAACCGACCTCCTTTTACCGTCATATACGAAGATAACCACCTGCTCATTGTAAATAAAGCTGCCGGTATTCTGGTGCAGGGCGATGCTACAGGCGATAAAACCCTGGCAGATTATGCCAAAGATTATATCAGGGAGAAGTATGAGAAGCCGGGTGATGTTTTTTTAGGCGTGGTGCACAGAATAGACCGCCCGGTTAGTGGCGCTGTGATACTGGCACGTACCAGCAAAGCGCTGGAGCGCATGAACAAAATGTTCCAGAGCAAAAAAGTATATAAAACCTATTGGGCTGTTGTAAAGAACAGACCTAAAGAAAAAATAGGGAGGCTGGTACACTGGTTAATAAAAGACGAAAGCCGCAATGTAACCACTGCCTATGATTATGAAATACCTGAGGGCAAGCGCTCTGAGCTTACCTATAAAGTACTGGGTCATTTGAACGACCACTACCTGCTGGAAGTACAGCCTCTTACCGGCAGGCCGCACCAGATCAGGGTACAACTGGCCAGCATGGGTTGCCCCATCCGGGGAGATTTAAAATATGGTTTCTCTAAACCAAATCCTGATGGCAGTATTAACCTGCACGCCAAAAACCTGAAGTTTGAGCATCCGGTAAAAAAAGAGCCTCTTTTTATCAGGGCTGGCCTGCCCGAAACCAATTTCTGGGAGCAGTATTTAACCCTGGAAGATCAAAAGCTGAAGATGAACAAGCTGGACAATATGTTCGGTGCGTAA
- a CDS encoding putative phospholipid-binding protein,LysM domain-containing protein (COG1652 Uncharacterized protein containing LysM domain) produces the protein MGLKDFFRKGKEEKIEQKQPTRPQQPGQQGTGSLVDLQPKQQPNSTQASTAQDRQPVQNHTGTISPEYYEIKKGDTLSAIAKRQYGDASKWQTIYNANKDTIKNPDLIYPGQKIKLPKQ, from the coding sequence ATGGGACTAAAGGATTTTTTCCGCAAAGGAAAAGAAGAAAAAATAGAACAAAAACAGCCTACAAGGCCGCAGCAACCGGGACAGCAAGGCACAGGTTCGTTGGTAGACCTGCAGCCGAAGCAGCAGCCTAATTCTACACAGGCTAGTACTGCACAGGACCGGCAGCCTGTACAGAACCATACAGGCACTATCTCGCCCGAGTATTATGAGATCAAAAAAGGTGATACTCTTTCGGCTATAGCAAAACGTCAGTATGGTGATGCTTCAAAATGGCAAACCATTTATAATGCCAATAAGGATACCATCAAAAACCCAGACCTGATTTACCCGGGACAGAAAATTAAGCTACCCAAGCAATAA
- a CDS encoding histidine kinase (COG0642 Signal transduction histidine kinase), giving the protein MARPLRETAELNLYRHKSTIKILVGLIAILIVVVSVYYNNFIVHMLKERERNTVDLFARSIEFMAEQGDHANVTFINENIIKSNTTIPVILADQMGEPTLDYLNLDIPENLPEAALYEMLRAEIVNMRAENEPIQVIYRNAANQVEHVEYVFYRNSDLLRQLSYYPFIQLSTILLFGALAYLAFSYSRTAEQNRVWVGLAKETAHQLGTPLSSLMAWLEYLRADERTQQHEALPEMAKDLEKLHLITERFSNIGSVPVLELTSVPDMIHNSINYLQKRISTKVKITVSSVGNDLRAQLNPHLFGWVIENVIKNAVDAMSGIGTIDIRIAPGSNNTVYIDIVDNGKGISKANIKKVFQPGFTTKKRGWGLGLTLAKRIIDHYHQGRIYVKQSEPNVGTTFRIVLRS; this is encoded by the coding sequence ATGGCCCGACCCCTTCGAGAAACCGCTGAGCTAAATCTTTACCGCCACAAAAGCACCATTAAAATACTGGTAGGACTTATTGCCATTTTGATTGTGGTGGTATCGGTCTATTACAACAATTTTATTGTGCACATGCTCAAAGAACGGGAGCGCAACACTGTAGACTTGTTTGCCCGCTCTATTGAGTTTATGGCAGAACAGGGCGACCATGCCAACGTTACCTTTATCAATGAAAACATCATAAAAAGTAACACCACCATTCCTGTGATCCTGGCCGACCAAATGGGTGAACCTACTTTAGACTACTTAAACCTGGATATACCTGAAAACTTACCCGAGGCAGCGCTGTATGAAATGCTGCGGGCTGAAATTGTTAACATGCGGGCCGAGAATGAGCCCATACAGGTAATATACCGGAATGCGGCCAACCAGGTAGAACATGTAGAATATGTCTTTTACCGCAACTCTGATCTGCTTCGCCAGCTAAGCTATTATCCCTTCATACAGCTTAGTACTATTTTACTCTTTGGAGCACTTGCCTATCTGGCCTTTAGCTATAGCCGCACGGCAGAGCAAAACAGGGTGTGGGTAGGGCTTGCCAAAGAAACAGCACATCAGCTGGGCACCCCCCTCTCCTCACTGATGGCCTGGCTTGAGTACCTAAGGGCAGATGAACGCACCCAGCAGCACGAGGCCCTGCCTGAAATGGCCAAGGATCTGGAGAAGCTGCACCTCATTACAGAACGCTTTAGTAACATTGGATCGGTGCCCGTTCTGGAGCTAACCTCAGTACCTGATATGATCCATAACTCGATAAATTACCTGCAAAAGCGTATCAGCACCAAGGTAAAGATTACGGTGAGCAGTGTAGGCAACGATTTACGTGCACAGCTCAACCCCCACCTCTTTGGCTGGGTAATCGAAAATGTAATTAAAAATGCTGTAGATGCCATGAGTGGCATTGGTACTATCGATATTCGCATAGCACCAGGCAGCAACAATACCGTTTATATTGATATAGTAGACAATGGCAAGGGCATTTCCAAGGCTAACATTAAAAAGGTGTTTCAGCCTGGCTTCACCACCAAAAAACGGGGCTGGGGCCTGGGCCTAACCCTGGCAAAACGTATAATTGACCATTACCACCAGGGCCGTATTTACGTTAAGCAAAGTGAACCCAATGTTGGCACCACTTTCCGGATTGTGCTGCGTAGCTAA